The Humulus lupulus chromosome 4, drHumLupu1.1, whole genome shotgun sequence genome has a window encoding:
- the LOC133830721 gene encoding putative callose synthase 8 produces the protein MSIQFPLPDNAPLEEQIGRLILLLTVKDGALDVPTNIDARRRISFFSTSLFMNMPTIPRVQNMLSFSVLTPHYMEDINFSRKELHSSQREISIIFYMQEIFPDEWKNILERMECASLEALKAEDKEEELRSWASFRGQTLS, from the exons ATGTCCATCCAGTTTCCCTTGCCAGACAATGCACCATTGGAAGAGCAG ATCGGGCGTCTTATTTTGCTGCTTACTGTCAAAGATGGTGCACTGGATGTACCTACTAACATAGATGCTCGCCGGCGCATATCATTCTTTTCTACTTCCCTATTCATGAATATGCCCACTATTCCCAGAGTGCAAAATATGCTATCGTTCAG TGTTCTTACTCCCCATTACATGGAAGATATAAACTTTTCAAGGAAAGAGCTTCATTCTAGTCAGCGAGAAATTTCGATTATATTTTACATGCAAGAGATATTTCCAG ATGAATGGAAAAACATTTTGGAACGGATGGAATGTGCAAGTTTGGAAGCGTTGAAAGCTGAAGACAAGGAAGAAGAACTTAGAAGTTGGGCCTCTTTCCGGGGCCAAACTCTAAGCTGA